TTCACGCCCGCAGCTGGAGACGCAACCTCTGAACGTGGTCGCGCGATCAGATCAAGCGCCAGGGCCACGACACAGACGATGGCTGCGCCCGCATAGGCTGCGCCGGGAAAATAAAGAGGTGCGTCGGCGGCCGTGAAGCGCACAAAAAGTTCCGTGTAAAAGAGCGGCGCGAGGATGCTGGCAAGGCTGCCGAGCGACACCAGAGTGCCCTGCAGTTCACCCTGCTCATTCATGGGCACGCCCCGTGTGATTAGGGACTGCAGCGCAGGCATCGTGATTCCCGCAAGGCACGAGGCCGCGGTGATCGCATACATCATCCAGCCCTGCGAAGCGAGAGCATAGGCGGCAAAGGTCAGAGCATAGAGCACAAGGCCCACAGTCAGCGAGCGCGGCTCGCCAAGCCGCGGAATCACGTAGCGCGGCAACAGCGCCTGCGAAATGGCAAAGACCACGCCGACGAACGACAAGGAAAGTCCAACCTCCCATGCGGTCCAGCCGAATTTCATTTCCGTATAGAGAGTCCAGTTCACAGGATGCACCTGACCCGCGACGAAGCTCACGAAATAAATCCAGAGCAAAAGCAGGATGGGTGAAGGTTTTAAAATCTTCACGAGCGCCGCGAACGGATTCAAGCGTCTCCATTCCAAAGGTCTGCGCATGGATTCGGGAAGCGATTCAGGCAGCACGAAAAGGCCGAATAAAAAGTTGGCGATATT
This genomic window from Oligoflexus sp. contains:
- a CDS encoding TCR/Tet family MFS transporter — protein: MTASSSQGRVRFIFFTILLDAMGIGILIPVMPDIFRRFSLDATDVSRYFGLFIGVYALMQFLAAPILGGFADRYGRRRILLISLLGAGLDYLIMAFAPNLTLLFIGRVISGLTGASMTVASSYMADISDDSNRSANFGMIGAAWGLGFITGPMIGGAIGSLGPTAPFIAAAVLNIANFLFGLFVLPESLPESMRRPLEWRRLNPFAALVKILKPSPILLLLWIYFVSFVAGQVHPVNWTLYTEMKFGWTAWEVGLSLSFVGVVFAISQALLPRYVIPRLGEPRSLTVGLVLYALTFAAYALASQGWMMYAITAASCLAGITMPALQSLITRGVPMNEQGELQGTLVSLGSLASILAPLFYTELFVRFTAADAPLYFPGAAYAGAAIVCVVALALDLIARPRSEVASPAAGVNE